One window of Nocardia sp. NBC_00508 genomic DNA carries:
- a CDS encoding DUF4185 domain-containing protein, translating to MPAAQSAPFPWAPPPVNSCGEVGFDPLDREPDPAQPPPPPLPPQIDIPVPVPEITPVPVPDPPQDNTRIVPDPLPENPCDNPCPDIRDNPKPPEPDADPSPKSDNGTAPGPGTGSGSSSGSAPGSGSGSGSGSSSGSGSGSGSGSGSGSGDPVKLPRIEFKPEVEPIPIPVPGGPGEEPQPAPPHVVHPAEPGPLAAPVAAPRVESVRLVGQVTGHGSENRTDMRWQVDGTDLGLMWETTPGEVAVVFGDTFGKGWGGGGAGNDDQDWRSNVIGFSTDRDLSDGLTLDTFAQDSRCHAAEILGSRKIKNWETTTIPTSGFAIGNRQYLSYMSVNRWSRIPGLWWTNYGGIAYSDDHGRTWRKDQHAKWENFFGLGRFQVAAMVPEGDYVYMFGTPNGRIGVIGLARVPKHQVLNKSAYQYWVGGSWAPAAENQATPLVLGMASELSVRYDRETEQWQMVYLDSAQGAIVLRTASSPQGAWTETIPLVSTADYPKSYGGFIHPWSTGEDLYFTLSEWDSYNVYLMHARLNSSAGQAARTNRTG from the coding sequence ATGCCCGCCGCGCAGTCCGCACCGTTCCCGTGGGCGCCGCCGCCGGTGAACAGCTGCGGTGAGGTCGGGTTCGATCCGCTCGATCGCGAGCCCGATCCCGCGCAGCCGCCTCCTCCGCCACTGCCGCCGCAGATCGATATTCCGGTTCCGGTCCCGGAGATCACGCCGGTTCCAGTGCCCGACCCGCCACAGGACAACACGCGGATCGTCCCCGACCCACTGCCGGAGAATCCGTGCGACAACCCGTGCCCGGATATCAGGGACAACCCGAAACCGCCGGAGCCCGATGCCGATCCGAGCCCGAAGTCCGACAACGGCACCGCTCCCGGGCCCGGCACTGGTTCGGGCTCCAGCTCTGGTTCCGCCCCGGGGTCGGGCAGCGGCTCGGGCTCCGGAAGCAGTTCGGGTTCGGGTAGCGGCTCGGGTTCCGGCAGCGGCTCGGGTTCCGGTGACCCGGTCAAACTGCCGCGCATCGAGTTCAAGCCGGAGGTCGAACCGATTCCGATTCCGGTGCCCGGCGGTCCGGGTGAGGAGCCACAGCCCGCTCCGCCGCACGTGGTGCATCCGGCTGAACCGGGTCCGCTCGCGGCGCCGGTGGCCGCGCCGCGCGTCGAATCGGTACGGCTGGTCGGTCAGGTGACCGGGCACGGTTCGGAGAACCGCACCGACATGCGCTGGCAGGTCGACGGCACCGACCTCGGGCTGATGTGGGAAACGACGCCAGGCGAGGTGGCCGTGGTTTTCGGCGACACCTTCGGCAAGGGCTGGGGCGGCGGTGGCGCAGGCAACGACGACCAGGACTGGCGCAGCAACGTAATCGGCTTCAGTACCGATCGCGACCTGTCCGACGGCCTGACGCTGGATACCTTCGCACAGGACAGCCGCTGTCACGCCGCGGAGATCCTGGGCAGCCGCAAGATCAAGAACTGGGAGACCACCACCATCCCGACCTCCGGGTTCGCCATCGGGAACCGGCAATACCTGAGCTACATGTCGGTGAACAGGTGGAGCCGCATCCCCGGCCTGTGGTGGACCAACTACGGCGGCATCGCCTACTCCGACGATCACGGGCGTACCTGGAGGAAAGACCAGCATGCCAAGTGGGAGAACTTCTTCGGCCTCGGCAGGTTCCAGGTAGCGGCGATGGTGCCGGAGGGCGACTACGTCTACATGTTCGGCACGCCCAACGGCCGCATCGGTGTCATCGGGCTGGCCAGAGTGCCGAAGCACCAGGTGCTCAACAAATCCGCCTACCAGTACTGGGTGGGCGGCAGCTGGGCGCCCGCGGCCGAGAATCAGGCCACCCCGCTCGTGCTCGGCATGGCCAGTGAGCTATCGGTGCGCTACGACCGGGAGACCGAGCAGTGGCAGATGGTCTATCTGGATTCGGCGCAGGGCGCGATCGTGCTGCGCACCGCGTCCAGCCCGCAGGGGGCATGGACGGAGACGATCCCGCTGGTATCCACCGCCGACTACCCGAAGTCCTATGGCGGTTTCATCCATCCATGGTCGACGGGCGAGGATCTGTACTTCACGCTCTCGGAGTGGGACAGCTACAACGTGTATCTCATGCACGCCCGGCTGAATTCGAGCGCCGGTCAGGCCGCACGGACGAACCGCACGGGCTGA
- a CDS encoding biotin-dependent carboxyltransferase family protein: MIVVDQVGPLATIQDLGRAGWFDSGVGSAGAADRGSLRLANRLVGNPEGHAAIEVLLGGFALHAEEHVMLAVTGAAAPATVDGRPVGHASVLELEPGQVLRLDYAAVGLRSYVAVRGGIDVPPTLGSRSRDTMSGLGPEPLAEGDRLPIGPSPHTIPIVDFAPVAELPVDVVTVRAVLGPRDDWFTDAAALFDGLWAVSSDTDRIGARLDRRTGPPLARTDTRELPTEGMALGSIQVPPSGQPVIFLADHPITGGYPVIAVVIDADVDAIAQARPGQPVRFVRAA, translated from the coding sequence ATGATCGTCGTCGACCAGGTCGGTCCGCTCGCGACCATTCAAGATCTCGGCAGGGCGGGCTGGTTCGATTCCGGTGTCGGTTCCGCGGGCGCTGCGGACCGTGGGTCGCTGCGGTTGGCCAATCGGCTGGTCGGCAACCCCGAGGGCCACGCGGCGATCGAGGTGCTACTGGGCGGATTCGCGCTGCACGCCGAAGAACACGTCATGCTGGCGGTCACCGGCGCGGCGGCGCCCGCGACTGTTGACGGCAGGCCCGTGGGGCATGCCAGTGTGCTGGAGCTCGAGCCGGGACAGGTGCTTCGGCTCGATTACGCGGCGGTCGGACTGCGCAGCTATGTCGCCGTGCGCGGCGGTATCGACGTACCCCCCACGCTCGGTTCGCGCAGCCGGGACACCATGTCGGGATTGGGGCCGGAGCCGTTGGCCGAGGGGGATCGTCTCCCGATCGGCCCGTCTCCGCACACCATTCCGATCGTGGATTTCGCCCCGGTGGCCGAGCTGCCCGTGGACGTCGTCACCGTGCGTGCCGTGCTCGGTCCGCGCGACGACTGGTTCACCGATGCCGCTGCCTTGTTCGACGGCCTCTGGGCCGTCTCCTCCGATACCGACCGGATCGGTGCGCGACTCGATCGCCGGACCGGCCCTCCGTTGGCCCGCACGGACACCCGCGAGCTGCCGACCGAAGGCATGGCGCTCGGATCGATCCAGGTGCCGCCGAGCGGGCAGCCGGTGATCTTCCTCGCCGACCACCCGATCACGGGCGGCTACCCCGTGATCGCCGTGGTCATCGATGCGGATGTCGACGCGATCGCGCAGGCGCGCCCCGGTCAGCCCGTGCGGTTCGTCCGTGCGGCCTGA
- a CDS encoding 5-oxoprolinase subunit B family protein yields the protein MRDMTKGAVPDAARHEAETAIRPAGDRALLVTPERREVVADLVAALRAGSIPGVQDVLPAAETVLLTLDSPRDRDAVRRALTTMLVSLRELRPNASRVTLPDNAFRAAPVMIPVRYDGADLDEVARLLELSTAEVIAAHTETVWRCAFVGFAPGFGYLESPDGRLAVPRRARARTAIPAGAVALAGGYSAVYPRSTPGGWQLIGTTELRMWEIERDPPALVRAGDTVRFVDAKDAG from the coding sequence ATGCGGGATATGACGAAGGGCGCGGTCCCCGACGCGGCTCGGCACGAGGCCGAGACGGCGATTCGCCCAGCAGGCGATCGGGCGCTGTTGGTGACGCCGGAGCGACGGGAGGTTGTGGCGGACCTCGTCGCTGCGCTGCGAGCCGGATCGATCCCCGGTGTGCAGGACGTACTCCCGGCCGCGGAAACCGTACTGCTGACGCTGGATTCACCACGCGACCGTGACGCGGTGCGCCGCGCGCTGACCACCATGCTCGTTTCGCTGCGCGAACTGCGGCCCAACGCGTCCCGGGTAACACTGCCGGACAACGCTTTCCGAGCCGCCCCGGTGATGATCCCGGTGCGCTACGACGGCGCCGATCTGGACGAGGTGGCCAGGCTGCTCGAACTCAGCACCGCCGAGGTGATCGCCGCGCACACCGAGACGGTGTGGCGGTGCGCGTTCGTCGGATTCGCGCCCGGCTTCGGTTACCTGGAATCGCCCGATGGCCGGCTGGCCGTTCCACGCCGAGCGCGGGCGCGTACCGCGATTCCAGCGGGCGCGGTCGCGCTGGCCGGAGGTTACAGCGCGGTGTATCCGCGCAGTACGCCCGGCGGGTGGCAGCTGATCGGGACCACTGAGCTCAGGATGTGGGAGATCGAGCGCGATCCACCCGCATTGGTCCGCGCGGGCGACACGGTCCGATTCGTCGACGCGAAGGACGCCGGATGA
- a CDS encoding LamB/YcsF family protein produces MALDLNSDLGEGFGPWTMGDDTAMLDIVTSANIACGFHAGDPSIMRKTCALAVAKGVRIGAHVGYRDLAGFGRREITVAPGELHDEALYQIGALDAFAKAAGDRVRYVKPHGALYHSAARDLKLADAVLGAIVEYDPRLALLGPAGTQLELAAQAAGVRFVGEGFADRAYTLGGALAPRGEPGAVLRPEDAVRQAVSIAESGTARTVDGSGAVAVRAASICVHGDSPAAVEMARRIRAALDEVGVPVEPFG; encoded by the coding sequence ATGGCGCTGGATCTCAACAGTGATCTCGGCGAGGGCTTCGGACCGTGGACGATGGGCGACGACACCGCGATGCTCGACATCGTCACCAGTGCGAACATCGCCTGCGGCTTCCACGCGGGCGACCCCTCGATCATGCGCAAGACCTGTGCGCTCGCGGTGGCGAAGGGGGTGCGGATCGGCGCCCATGTCGGATACCGGGACCTGGCCGGATTCGGGCGGCGCGAGATCACTGTCGCGCCCGGCGAGCTGCACGACGAGGCGCTGTATCAGATCGGCGCCCTCGACGCCTTCGCGAAGGCCGCGGGCGATCGGGTGCGGTACGTGAAACCGCACGGGGCGCTTTATCATTCGGCCGCGCGCGATCTGAAGCTGGCCGATGCGGTGCTGGGCGCGATAGTGGAGTACGACCCGCGGCTCGCGTTGCTCGGCCCGGCGGGCACCCAGCTGGAGCTGGCCGCGCAGGCCGCGGGGGTGCGATTCGTCGGCGAGGGTTTCGCCGACCGCGCCTACACGCTCGGTGGCGCACTGGCCCCGCGCGGTGAGCCCGGCGCGGTGCTGCGCCCGGAGGATGCGGTCCGCCAAGCGGTTTCGATCGCCGAGTCGGGCACGGCGCGGACGGTCGACGGATCCGGCGCGGTGGCAGTGCGCGCCGCGAGTATCTGCGTGCACGGTGATTCGCCCGCGGCGGTGGAGATGGCCCGTCGCATCCGCGCCGCGCTGGACGAAGTCGGCGTGCCGGTGGAGCCGTTCGGTTGA
- a CDS encoding CCA tRNA nucleotidyltransferase, whose translation MVSPKSEDAALDRRTRLLAAAAVTLGSLSDVLTPLGEMFAARGHELYLVGGSVRDAVLGRLGTDLDFTTDARPEVVQDIVRGWADHLWDTGGLAFGTVSAAKGAEQLEITTFRADSYDRVSRNPQVTFGDSLEDDLVRRDFTVNAMAVRIGADGALEFVDPLNGMNALLEGVLDTPAAPEDSFNDDPLRMLRAARFVAQLGFELHPRVRTAIIAMAEQIDRITAERVRVELDKLIAGVHPIDGINVMCETGLAQRVLPEVPAMKLEIDEHHQHKDVYWHSLTVLEQAIDQEEGDPDLVLRWAALLHDIGKPDTKRNEPGGGVSFHHHEVVGAKMVRKRMRTLKYPKQFTEDVARLVFLHLRFHGYGKGQWTDSAVRRYVTDAGDLLPRLHKLVRADCTTRNKRRAAALRATYDELETRIERLRQQEDLAKVRPDLDGNAIMELLGLPPGPEVGRAWRHLKELRLDRGPLTRDEAESALLEWWKTQS comes from the coding sequence GTGGTTTCGCCCAAGTCCGAGGACGCTGCGCTGGATAGACGTACCCGATTGCTCGCCGCCGCGGCGGTGACGCTCGGGAGCCTGTCGGATGTGCTGACGCCGCTGGGCGAGATGTTCGCCGCCCGCGGGCACGAGCTGTACCTGGTAGGCGGCAGTGTGCGGGACGCGGTGCTCGGCAGACTGGGGACCGATCTGGATTTCACCACCGACGCGCGCCCGGAGGTGGTACAGGACATCGTGCGCGGGTGGGCCGACCATCTGTGGGATACCGGCGGTCTCGCGTTCGGCACGGTGAGCGCGGCCAAGGGCGCCGAGCAACTGGAGATCACCACATTCCGCGCGGACAGCTACGACCGCGTATCCCGCAATCCCCAGGTGACCTTCGGCGACTCGCTCGAGGACGACCTGGTGCGCCGGGATTTCACGGTGAACGCGATGGCGGTCAGGATCGGCGCGGACGGCGCGCTGGAGTTCGTCGATCCGCTCAATGGGATGAACGCCCTGCTCGAGGGGGTGCTCGATACACCTGCGGCGCCGGAGGATTCGTTCAACGACGACCCACTGCGCATGCTGCGCGCCGCGCGGTTCGTCGCCCAGCTCGGCTTCGAACTGCACCCGCGGGTGCGGACCGCGATCATCGCGATGGCCGAACAGATCGACCGGATCACCGCGGAGCGGGTGCGCGTCGAGCTGGACAAGCTGATCGCGGGCGTACACCCGATCGACGGCATCAACGTCATGTGCGAGACCGGGCTGGCCCAGCGGGTGCTGCCCGAGGTGCCTGCGATGAAGCTGGAGATCGACGAACATCATCAGCACAAGGACGTCTACTGGCATTCGCTCACCGTCTTGGAGCAGGCCATCGACCAGGAAGAAGGCGACCCCGACCTGGTGCTGCGCTGGGCTGCGCTGCTGCACGACATCGGCAAGCCGGACACCAAGCGCAACGAGCCGGGCGGCGGCGTCAGCTTCCACCACCACGAGGTGGTCGGCGCGAAGATGGTGCGCAAACGGATGCGGACACTGAAGTATCCGAAGCAGTTCACCGAGGACGTAGCCAGGCTGGTGTTCCTGCATCTGCGCTTCCACGGCTACGGCAAAGGCCAGTGGACGGATTCGGCGGTCCGGCGCTATGTCACCGACGCCGGCGACCTACTCCCCCGTCTGCACAAACTCGTCCGTGCCGACTGCACCACACGCAATAAGCGAAGGGCCGCCGCGCTGCGCGCCACCTACGACGAGCTGGAGACGCGGATCGAACGTTTGCGGCAGCAGGAGGATCTGGCCAAGGTCCGCCCTGACCTGGACGGCAACGCGATCATGGAGCTGCTCGGCCTGCCGCCCGGCCCTGAGGTCGGCCGGGCCTGGCGGCATTTGAAGGAACTGCGCCTCGACCGCGGCCCGCTCACCCGTGACGAAGCCGAGTCGGCGCTGCTCGAGTGGTGGAAGACGCAGAGCTGA
- a CDS encoding NUDIX hydrolase produces MSPADRANSRRRQSRRRGSAANAAKPRMRTVRETSAGGLVVDGLDGPREKRSAALIGRTDRRGRLLWSLPKGHIEEGETAEQTAIREVAEETGINGVVVAELGSIDYWFVTDGRRVHKTVHHYLLRSVGGELSDADVEVTQVAWVPLSELDSRLAYADERRLAEMANKLIDRMETGKR; encoded by the coding sequence GTGTCTCCGGCCGATCGTGCGAACAGTCGACGCCGCCAGTCTCGGCGCCGCGGTTCGGCCGCTAATGCCGCGAAACCGCGGATGCGCACGGTGCGGGAGACCTCGGCGGGCGGGCTGGTCGTCGACGGCCTGGATGGCCCGCGCGAGAAACGTAGCGCCGCCCTCATCGGCCGCACCGACCGCCGCGGGCGGCTACTGTGGTCACTGCCCAAAGGACATATCGAAGAAGGCGAGACCGCCGAGCAAACCGCGATCCGGGAGGTCGCCGAGGAGACGGGCATCAACGGTGTCGTGGTCGCCGAACTCGGCAGTATCGATTACTGGTTCGTGACCGACGGTCGGCGGGTACACAAAACGGTGCATCATTATCTGCTGCGTTCGGTCGGTGGTGAACTGTCCGACGCCGACGTGGAAGTTACCCAGGTCGCGTGGGTTCCGTTGAGCGAGCTGGATTCTCGGCTGGCCTATGCCGACGAACGGCGGCTGGCCGAGATGGCGAACAAGCTGATCGACCGGATGGAGACCGGCAAGCGATGA